One Xylanibacillus composti genomic region harbors:
- a CDS encoding ABC transporter permease — protein MKLPMIRFLFRKMWNNRWLTLSTLGALVLAVAFTTSIPMYANGSLKRVVSESLQERNAGLPAGSLLFRYQTVGSDSPDMESYEAVDQYIEEKVSADIGFPVHNYVSLTQLRNSRISPVDTEQVDASIRRQMSLMSLTGLEDRIEVNNGVMYSDQIEDGVIEAIVLDESMYRNYFRVGDEFYYPVNAPGQAPLKVKVVGSFEPKDPESPYDAYWFQGLDGYMNAFLISEKVMKDQLMQEMNIPLDTGLWYYNFDLRDIQTSQLTPLTRTLDRMNIDVYQLLRNTRVDLSFKDMLQDFKRLSLQLQTLLFTLAVPMIAMVFYYITMNSRQTLERQRSDIAVLRSRGASTRQIIWIYTLEGLILGGVALVIGPMLGWFMAKSIGSSNGFLSFVDRKSIPVDVDMSIILYGVAAVVIALAASLIPAIIYARSSIVGLRQQMARSDRKPLWMRWYLDVLLIALSGYGWYLFNERQILTSQAGLSSDQLQVQPLLFFVPALTIFSLGLFFLRLFPWLLRLVNLLGRWFLPLPAYLTLTQLSRSAKAYYPLMLLLILTLGLGVYNSSSARTIDLNSTERTLYEYGTDVVLQPVWEGFAEVQPRQPPPSGGNGEDGGSGGGGGGGQQPPGSPGAPSGPPPTIRFAEPPFEIFKEAVGVESAARVLKTKGNAVVSGRTAGQGVLMGVDNVDFAKVGWFRDSNLLPHHQNIYLNLLGMYEQAVLIPQNFAERHLLEPGDIMTIAVEQQAIEFVVVGTIPYWPSLYPQNEPFFIVNLDYVYDQIPLIPYEVWIKMQDGALLTPMLEELVEKDIELTNIKDVRIELAQQQRLPSRGGVFGILSLGFLVSVLVSFIGYLLYWFFNLSSRLVQFGVLRAMGLSRRQLTGMLLLEQVFTAGLSIILGVLIGKAASYLYLPFLQTTEDARRQVPPFQVVFNSQDTMNIYIVVAFMMLTGAALLFMHIRRLRVHQAVKMGEER, from the coding sequence ATGAAATTGCCGATGATACGCTTTTTGTTCCGCAAGATGTGGAACAACCGCTGGCTGACGCTAAGCACCCTTGGCGCGCTAGTGCTGGCGGTAGCATTCACCACGAGCATCCCGATGTATGCCAACGGCTCGTTGAAGCGGGTCGTCTCGGAGTCGCTGCAGGAGCGCAATGCGGGATTGCCTGCGGGCTCTCTACTATTCCGTTATCAAACCGTCGGTTCGGATTCGCCTGATATGGAGTCCTACGAGGCCGTCGACCAGTACATTGAAGAAAAAGTGAGTGCCGACATCGGATTTCCGGTTCACAACTATGTCAGCTTGACACAGCTGCGCAACAGCCGGATATCTCCAGTAGACACCGAGCAGGTGGATGCCAGCATTCGCAGACAAATGTCACTGATGTCGCTTACCGGGCTCGAAGACCGGATTGAAGTGAACAACGGTGTCATGTACAGCGACCAGATTGAGGATGGAGTCATTGAGGCGATTGTACTGGATGAGTCCATGTACCGGAACTATTTCCGGGTTGGAGACGAATTCTACTATCCCGTCAATGCGCCGGGCCAGGCTCCATTAAAAGTAAAGGTTGTCGGATCGTTCGAGCCGAAGGATCCGGAATCGCCGTATGACGCGTACTGGTTCCAGGGCTTGGACGGCTACATGAATGCGTTCCTGATCAGCGAGAAGGTGATGAAGGATCAGCTCATGCAAGAGATGAACATTCCGCTGGATACGGGACTCTGGTATTATAATTTTGATTTGAGAGATATCCAGACAAGTCAATTGACTCCGCTGACGCGGACGCTTGATCGCATGAATATTGATGTGTACCAGCTGCTCCGCAACACGCGGGTGGATCTGTCCTTCAAGGACATGCTGCAAGACTTCAAGCGGCTAAGTCTTCAACTGCAGACTTTGCTGTTCACGCTAGCCGTTCCGATGATCGCTATGGTGTTCTATTACATAACGATGAATTCCCGTCAGACACTGGAGCGCCAGCGCAGCGATATCGCCGTCTTGCGAAGTCGCGGTGCGAGCACCAGACAGATCATCTGGATTTATACGCTGGAAGGCTTGATACTTGGAGGAGTCGCCCTTGTCATCGGGCCGATGCTTGGCTGGTTCATGGCTAAGAGCATTGGCTCCTCGAACGGATTCCTCTCGTTCGTGGATCGCAAGTCGATCCCTGTCGATGTGGACATGTCGATCATTTTGTACGGTGTGGCAGCAGTTGTCATCGCGCTGGCTGCAAGCCTGATTCCGGCAATTATTTATGCGCGCAGCTCCATAGTCGGATTGCGCCAGCAAATGGCCCGTTCGGACCGCAAACCGCTGTGGATGCGCTGGTATCTGGACGTTCTGCTGATCGCTTTGTCCGGTTACGGCTGGTATTTGTTCAATGAACGCCAGATCCTTACATCGCAGGCCGGATTGAGCAGCGACCAGCTGCAAGTTCAGCCCTTGCTGTTTTTCGTCCCGGCATTGACGATATTCTCATTGGGGCTGTTCTTCTTAAGATTGTTCCCATGGCTTCTGCGGTTAGTCAATTTGCTGGGGCGCTGGTTCCTGCCGCTACCGGCTTACTTGACCCTGACGCAGCTGTCGCGCTCGGCCAAAGCGTACTATCCCTTGATGCTGTTGTTGATTCTGACACTCGGTCTCGGGGTATACAACTCTTCGTCGGCGCGGACGATTGATTTGAACTCGACAGAACGCACGCTTTACGAGTACGGTACGGACGTCGTGCTGCAGCCTGTCTGGGAAGGATTCGCCGAAGTGCAGCCGCGGCAACCGCCGCCTTCCGGGGGCAACGGTGAGGATGGAGGAAGCGGCGGCGGTGGCGGTGGCGGACAGCAGCCGCCTGGAAGTCCGGGTGCACCGAGCGGACCGCCGCCTACGATTCGTTTCGCAGAACCGCCGTTTGAAATCTTCAAGGAAGCCGTTGGCGTGGAGAGCGCAGCCCGCGTTCTCAAAACGAAAGGCAATGCCGTAGTAAGCGGCCGGACAGCCGGGCAAGGTGTGCTGATGGGAGTAGACAACGTCGATTTCGCGAAGGTTGGCTGGTTCCGGGACAGTAATCTGCTTCCCCATCATCAGAACATATACTTGAATCTGCTTGGCATGTATGAGCAGGCTGTGCTGATTCCGCAAAATTTCGCGGAGAGGCACCTGTTGGAGCCAGGCGATATTATGACGATTGCGGTGGAGCAGCAGGCGATTGAATTCGTCGTAGTCGGAACGATTCCCTACTGGCCTTCTCTCTACCCGCAGAACGAGCCATTTTTCATAGTGAATCTGGATTATGTGTACGATCAAATTCCTTTGATTCCTTACGAAGTGTGGATCAAGATGCAGGATGGCGCGCTTCTGACGCCTATGCTGGAGGAACTGGTGGAGAAGGACATTGAGCTGACGAATATCAAGGATGTTCGGATCGAGCTCGCCCAGCAGCAGCGGCTCCCGTCGCGCGGAGGCGTATTCGGGATTTTGAGCTTGGGCTTCCTGGTTTCGGTACTCGTATCCTTCATCGGTTATTTGCTGTACTGGTTCTTTAATCTTTCCAGCCGCTTGGTTCAGTTCGGGGTGCTTCGCGCCATGGGCTTGTCACGGCGTCAGCTGACCGGCATGCTCTTGCTGGAGCAGGTGTTCACCGCCGGGCTGTCCATTATTCTCGGCGTGCTGATTGGCAAAGCGGCCAGTTATTTGTATCTGCCATTCTTGCAGACCACCGAGGATGCCAGAAGGCAGGTGCCGCCATTCCAGGTCGTGTTCAATTCGCAGGATACGATGAACATCTATATTGTCGTAGCCTTCATGATGCTGACCGGCGCCGCTCTCTTGTTTATGCATATTCGCAGACTGCGTGTGCATCAGGCGGTTAAAATGGGAGAGGAGCGATGA
- a CDS encoding efflux RND transporter periplasmic adaptor subunit — MFTKWWTGNLSRGKRGRLIRATAVLTAATVLASGCALLPDETVEEEIPNITAPRISQKPEYEVTTSTLEQKVSGIGKIMSMKEETVFFPETALSGQLRIKEIYVSTGDTVTEGDLIAELEVKELTDQLRQKELQFKRRELEMKQTLRNRNEMTEEEYEQAVIDFEIERQDIVKLREDIEAAKLRAPFTGTIVSVSAQKGQTIQAYDEVALIADLTQLTVAAKLSVEDLKKIAPGLPATVDINANGTFTGTVQRLPVQNQDNNNSGGGRYNPYNPPNQQNQESIDDYLLVTVEGLPSEIQRGTPLSVSVVTDRRENAVVIPPSTLRTYGGRTYVQVVEEDGTKREVDVEVGLQTSTQVQIVKGLEPGQKVVGK, encoded by the coding sequence ATGTTTACGAAATGGTGGACGGGAAATTTATCTCGGGGTAAGCGCGGCCGGCTCATCAGAGCGACTGCTGTTTTAACTGCGGCAACAGTGTTGGCCAGCGGCTGTGCCTTGCTGCCCGACGAGACGGTGGAGGAGGAAATTCCGAACATCACGGCGCCTAGAATCTCACAAAAGCCGGAATATGAAGTAACAACGAGCACATTGGAGCAGAAAGTCAGCGGTATTGGCAAGATTATGTCCATGAAAGAAGAGACCGTATTTTTCCCTGAAACAGCCTTGTCCGGACAATTGCGCATCAAGGAAATATACGTCAGCACAGGGGATACAGTCACAGAAGGCGACCTTATTGCCGAACTGGAGGTCAAGGAACTGACCGATCAGCTTAGACAGAAGGAGCTGCAGTTCAAGCGGCGGGAGCTGGAGATGAAGCAGACGCTGCGCAACCGCAACGAAATGACAGAGGAAGAGTATGAGCAAGCTGTCATAGATTTCGAGATTGAGCGTCAAGATATCGTCAAGCTGCGGGAGGATATTGAGGCAGCCAAGCTGCGCGCGCCATTCACAGGCACAATCGTTTCGGTCTCCGCTCAAAAAGGTCAGACCATTCAAGCCTATGATGAAGTCGCCTTGATTGCCGACTTGACCCAGTTGACGGTAGCGGCGAAGCTGAGCGTAGAGGATCTGAAGAAGATAGCGCCGGGCCTGCCGGCAACGGTCGACATCAATGCGAACGGCACATTCACGGGCACCGTGCAGCGCTTGCCGGTTCAAAACCAGGACAACAACAATAGCGGCGGCGGACGGTATAACCCGTACAATCCGCCGAATCAGCAAAATCAGGAGTCGATAGACGATTATTTGCTTGTGACGGTCGAGGGCTTGCCTTCAGAAATTCAGCGGGGAACGCCGCTTAGCGTGTCGGTTGTAACCGATCGCAGGGAGAATGCGGTGGTCATCCCGCCGTCTACGCTTCGCACTTACGGGGGACGCACGTATGTGCAAGTAGTGGAAGAGGATGGAACGAAACGCGAGGTCGATGTGGAAGTTGGCCTGCAAACATCTACGCAGGTCCAAATCGTGAAAGGCCTGGAGCCGGGACAGAAAGTAGTGGGCAAATAA
- a CDS encoding ABC transporter ATP-binding protein, with translation MAWFWKKGKAAQPAEQAVGGQAAAGETAEAEGDSAESSVKAAAAPATTASSEPILLVKGVERSFPVGGQQLHVLKGIHMELRERQLVMLKGRSGSGKTTLLNLIGGLDLPTKGEIIFRDRPIHTWSDDRRTQIRRKEIGFIFQSFALMPLLSAWENVELSLRMAGVPRSQWKERVKHCLELVGLGKRMHHRPYEMSGGEQQRVAIAKAIAHRPSLILADEPTAELDSQMGAQVMNVFQDIIQTEQMTICMTTHDPTILEVADHVYEMVDGKFISG, from the coding sequence ATGGCCTGGTTCTGGAAAAAAGGGAAGGCTGCGCAGCCGGCTGAACAGGCAGTTGGCGGCCAGGCAGCAGCAGGCGAAACGGCTGAGGCGGAAGGAGACAGCGCGGAAAGCAGCGTCAAGGCAGCGGCGGCCCCTGCAACAACGGCCAGCAGCGAACCGATCCTGCTCGTGAAGGGCGTGGAGCGAAGCTTTCCCGTCGGCGGACAACAGCTGCACGTGCTTAAGGGAATACATATGGAGCTGCGGGAGCGGCAGCTTGTTATGCTGAAAGGTCGATCGGGTTCGGGCAAAACGACGCTGTTGAATCTGATCGGCGGGCTGGATTTGCCGACCAAGGGCGAGATCATCTTCCGCGATCGTCCGATCCATACATGGAGCGACGATCGGCGCACTCAGATTCGGCGGAAGGAAATTGGCTTCATCTTCCAAAGCTTTGCCTTGATGCCGCTTTTGTCCGCATGGGAGAATGTGGAGCTGTCCTTGCGCATGGCAGGCGTGCCCCGATCGCAATGGAAGGAGCGGGTGAAGCACTGTCTGGAGCTGGTCGGTCTCGGCAAGCGCATGCATCATCGCCCGTATGAAATGTCCGGGGGCGAACAGCAACGCGTAGCCATTGCGAAGGCGATTGCTCACCGTCCGTCGCTCATTCTGGCGGATGAGCCCACGGCAGAGCTGGATTCGCAGATGGGGGCGCAAGTCATGAATGTGTTCCAGGATATCATCCAGACCGAACAAATGACGATCTGTATGACGACACACGATCCGACAATATTGGAGGTAGCTGATCATGTTTACGAAATGGTGGACGGGAAATTTATCTCGGGGTAA